The Paenibacillus sp. FSL W8-0426 region CCCGGGGGTGACAATGTAATACAATACTATGAGATGAATCAACTCCAGGCTTGCAAGGGTCCCTCATGAAGCCGATTCGGTATTCAACCGGACCCGGGCCCATCCAAAATGAATCCGGAATCCAAGCCGGACGAATCATGTTCATGGTGCTGTGCCTGTCATTGATAATGATTGGTGATCATTCGTTGACAATTCCCCATCAGGACAATGATTCTCTTTCATAAATTGTAACAGTTTGTAAGAGACGCCGCAACACGGCACGGCCGACTTCTTTGATCTTTCGCCGCTCCTTTGGATGAAGAATAGTGCAAAAAATCATAGCCGTTAGCCGAAGCGTTCGCCTTCATAAGCGCATTCAAATCAAAACGTCCTCAGTATGAGGTTCTTTGGCGGGAAACTGGATCGCATTAGGTATGCTAGTCGCAAACCTGAGATTATATCCTACCCATGTATTAGACGCAGAAGCATAGGGAATAGTTTCACTAAACGGCATCCGAAACTTTTTCCACTCCTCCTAGGAAAATCCAAAACCAAAAGAGCCCCATCCCGATTGGATGTAGGCTCTTGTTATATCGGATCCAGGAATCAAAGATTCCCCATGTTCAAGTACGTATTAAATTAAGTATTCATTTCATACCGCAAGCGTTTGAAACAAGCCCATTATCCTTGCTCGATCAAACCGTATTTTCCATCATTCCGTTTGTACACGACGCTAACCTCTTCATTCTCAATGTTGGAAAAAACAAAGAAATTGTGGCCGACCATGTTCATCTGCAGAATGGCTTCTTCCACATCCATCGGCTTCAGCATGAAACGCTTCGTCCGGACCACTTCCAGATCGTCGTCCACTTCGGCATCCAGCTCGGCTGTAGCCGCAATTCCGGTGGGATCCTCCACAAAGAAGTTTTTCAGGCCGCTGTCCTGGCGGAACTTGCGGTTCAATTTCGTTTTATGTTTGCGAATCTGACGTTCCAGCTTGTCAATGACAGCGTCAATGGAAGCGTACATGTCATCGCTCTTGTCTTCGGCGCGGAGCACCAGACCTTTCAAAGGAATCGTTACTTCCACCGCATGCAAACCTCTGGTCGTACTTAAAGTAACCGTACCGTCAGAGTTAAGGGGTGCATCGAAATACTTCTCGAGTCTGCTCAATTTTTTGTCGACGTAATCTCTCAAAGCATCGGTAACCTCGATTTGTTGACCTCGAATACTTAAATTCATAGGGCACTCCTCCTTTTCCTTTGCTCCTTCATTATACCACGAATGTAAGCGCCATGTAAAAACTCCGGGTGTCCGAATAATGACATCTGCACGAGCCAGTTCTTCCAGCATAGGCCAATCGCCATATTTCGCGATTTCTCGCCATTTTTAGGCGTTATCCTTGATATATAAACCCCACTAATCAATCACACAAGGCCACTGCGAGCGCAGTACCATCTTTCGATCGCTGTTATCCCCCGATTTTTTTGATTCCCTTTTTCTAAGGGAAAAATCCGGTGATAAATGCGAACGCTCCGCTTCTCCAGATTGGTTCTGCCTCTCCGTTAACGTGTGTATGTTTTTTTGCGGTTTATATAGAAGTTTTTATAAAAACGGCGCTTGAGTATGTAAATTAACCGTTTTTTCGCTGTACCAATCGCTGTGGCACGAAGAGAAGACCAATCTATGAACGCAGGCTCTCGCTGATCCGGGCGGGCGGCTTCCGTTGACAACTTCTTCTCCCCTGCCCATACGGCCTGTATACGCGGCGTTTCATGCCCTGATCAGCCGGTTTTCCCAATTCAATTTCCCAACAAAAAAAGACCCTGGCCTGAGCCAAGGTCCTACGCTAGCGTTAATTCAATTCGGTAACCATCAAACCATGTATGTAGGTCGGAATCGCCCGGATGATTATAATTTGATTACGTTAGCTGCTTGCGGTCCACGCGCGCCTTCGACGATGTCGAATTCAACGGATTGACCTTCTTCCAAAGTTTTGAAGCCTTCGGATTGAATTGCGGAGAAGTGTACGAATACGTCGCCGCCGTCTTCAGTTTCGATGAAACCGTAACCTTTTTCTGCGTTGAACCATTTTACTTTACCTTGCATGCACTAACATTCCCTTCGTCATCAAATGAAGTGAAGCCTCAGCTCGAAAACCTAGCTCACAACTCAGACTATACCATCCAAACTTATCCATTGTCAATTGGTAATGCAAATGTTTTTCTGGAATTAATTTGTAGATTAATGATGAATTATGAGGAAAGATGGGTTTTCCAGTACTATACCAGCTTAAAGGCTACATGATAAGAAGAAATTAACCACTTTTCGAAAAAAGTAAACAGCCCCATAAAAAAATAATTAGCGAAAGACGCACCGTCTTATAACATGGTAAAATCAAGGAGAACAAACATCATCGATCAGGGGGAAAATACATTCATGCATTCGCGCTTCAGAAACAGAACTCCACTTTATGTTTTACTGTTAGCCATCCTGTTCGCAGGATTATGGGCTACGACCTTCTCGGATACAGCCGAGGCCAAGGGGGAACGCATACCTGCAGAGGAATTAAAGAAGATGAGCCGATTGTCTTTCACGTTGAAAGACGCCTACCAAACGC contains the following coding sequences:
- the raiA gene encoding ribosome-associated translation inhibitor RaiA, with the protein product MNLSIRGQQIEVTDALRDYVDKKLSRLEKYFDAPLNSDGTVTLSTTRGLHAVEVTIPLKGLVLRAEDKSDDMYASIDAVIDKLERQIRKHKTKLNRKFRQDSGLKNFFVEDPTGIAATAELDAEVDDDLEVVRTKRFMLKPMDVEEAILQMNMVGHNFFVFSNIENEEVSVVYKRNDGKYGLIEQG
- a CDS encoding cold shock domain-containing protein: MQGKVKWFNAEKGYGFIETEDGGDVFVHFSAIQSEGFKTLEEGQSVEFDIVEGARGPQAANVIKL